A region of Ornithodoros turicata isolate Travis chromosome 5, ASM3712646v1, whole genome shotgun sequence DNA encodes the following proteins:
- the LOC135395251 gene encoding uncharacterized protein LOC135395251 has product MHTLQLLALFFFALHAGPELSETRSITVADYPVVLPYTAVIAAILIALVKKAVYALSRLFSFRFHFFLALLYVSFFVTPYLFPGLAASLGMTEVLTARSLESSFFSSISSLIKGLGDSSLPTRSSDSDGAEYTQEPTTPLSYVSAGAREDFTSSAQTNVSCSAYDVCISARKVASDYPFSVVFLSYIGDYLKDMDNVQPIRFGLAGMDCASHFPRCN; this is encoded by the exons ATGCACACTCTACAGCTATTAGCCCTATTCTTCTTTGCACTTCACGCGGGCCCTGAATTATCTGAAACTCGAAGCATAACCGTCGCCGACTACCCAGTCGTGCTCCCATACACCGCAGTGATCGCCGCTATTTTAATTGCACTGGTGAAGAAAGCAGTCTACGCTTTGTCAAGACTCTTCAGCTTTAGGTTTCATTTTTTCCTTGCGCTGCTGTACGTCTCGTTCTTCGTCACCCCATACTTGTTTCCTGGACTTGCTGCGTCGCTCGGCATGACGGAAGTCTTGACAGCCCGGTCGCTCGAATCATCTTTCTTCAGCAGCATATCTTCTCTGATAAAGGGACTCGGGGATTCGAGCCTGCCGACGAGGTCGTCTGATTCCGACGGCGCTGAATACACGCAAGAACCTACGACACCCCTGTCCTACGTGAGTGCAGGTGCAAGAGAAGATTTCACTTCAAGCGCGCAGACCAATGTATCGTGTTCAGCGTATGACGTTTGCATCTCCGCGAGGAAAGTTGCCTCGGATTATCCATTCAGCGTGGTCTTCTTGTCGTACATCGG AGATTACCTAAAAGACATGGACAACGTACAACCCATACGATTTGGGTTAGCCGGAATGGACTGTGCTTCACATTTTCCACGCTGCAATTAA